In the genome of Acetobacter oryzifermentans, one region contains:
- a CDS encoding lytic transglycosylase domain-containing protein, whose amino-acid sequence MRRFAISYRYRLVAAVSLACVGLSACSSPSSEQQGASENRLAWPTEQQAAQGTPPTSDVASRLTVWLGLVKSSQNSAQAYADFLQTRPVWPRWQLLTSRMQLALAKETDPAVLARLCASQNLTYGPALVQCATQVPASADLSKRLNTEAAQAWANGNDASSAAAALQSNFASAITPERSWLRFDREEKNGLVAAAKQTLPYLSAQKQPLAQARLAFRADDPAAETLAAALPANQRSDPYLILDHARWLRKQQRYDEAVALWKSAGAEAERSTHGASFWRERDTLARELIQAGRAADAFAVANDTATTPTNRLDAQFLAGWIALRLQHDPATAETFFRPLAQSTALITRSRGFYWLGRARAAAGDSASAHANWQQAAALPGTFYGQMAAAALEGRNNVLLDPANVPEETRTRLKAERDPETTTSEDVYVSGSELAQAAQILVSWGDRPHARDFMNMLEQQVTSTPQRLALSSLSAQLGLPDIAVTVSRHAGRDGVFLLRSGWPLPYTPPSSTLPAGVALGLMRQESNFNPDAISPSNAIGLMQLKPSTAGDMLRVTGLPASAATAAGLHDPENNMKLGTAYLEHIQSRFGAVVPYMAAAYNGGPTRLARWLNTAGNPAQNGASAEEMIDWIESIPYSETRNYVQRVWENMTIYVALGNK is encoded by the coding sequence GGGCTGAGCGCCTGCTCGTCTCCCTCGTCAGAACAGCAAGGAGCTTCTGAAAACCGTTTGGCATGGCCAACGGAGCAGCAGGCCGCCCAAGGCACGCCCCCTACAAGTGATGTTGCCAGCCGGTTGACTGTTTGGCTGGGGTTGGTGAAATCCTCGCAGAACAGTGCGCAGGCTTATGCTGATTTTCTGCAAACGCGTCCAGTATGGCCCCGCTGGCAGTTGTTGACATCGCGCATGCAACTTGCTTTGGCCAAGGAAACAGATCCGGCAGTGCTGGCCCGGCTATGCGCTTCGCAAAATCTGACATACGGCCCAGCGCTTGTGCAATGTGCCACACAGGTTCCGGCTTCGGCAGATTTAAGCAAACGTTTGAATACAGAAGCCGCACAGGCATGGGCAAATGGCAACGATGCCAGTTCCGCAGCCGCAGCTTTGCAAAGCAATTTTGCATCTGCCATCACGCCAGAACGTTCTTGGTTGCGGTTTGATCGTGAAGAGAAAAATGGGCTGGTAGCGGCTGCCAAGCAAACCTTGCCCTATCTTTCTGCCCAAAAACAGCCACTGGCACAGGCCCGCTTAGCTTTCCGTGCAGATGACCCAGCAGCAGAAACACTGGCCGCTGCCCTACCCGCTAACCAGCGGTCTGATCCGTACCTTATTCTCGATCATGCGCGCTGGCTGCGCAAACAACAGCGTTATGATGAAGCTGTGGCGCTATGGAAAAGCGCTGGGGCAGAGGCTGAACGCAGCACACATGGTGCCTCATTCTGGCGAGAGCGGGATACGCTGGCGCGTGAATTGATTCAGGCTGGGCGTGCCGCAGATGCTTTTGCTGTAGCAAATGATACAGCCACAACACCAACAAACAGGCTAGATGCACAGTTTCTTGCCGGGTGGATTGCCCTGCGCCTTCAGCATGATCCTGCAACGGCAGAAACTTTTTTCCGTCCACTGGCTCAGTCCACTGCGCTTATTACACGGAGCCGTGGCTTTTACTGGCTTGGGCGTGCACGTGCCGCAGCGGGGGATTCCGCTTCAGCCCATGCAAATTGGCAGCAGGCCGCTGCCCTGCCCGGAACATTTTATGGGCAAATGGCTGCGGCTGCGTTGGAAGGCCGCAATAACGTGCTGCTAGACCCAGCCAATGTGCCAGAGGAAACGCGCACACGCCTTAAAGCGGAGCGTGACCCAGAAACAACCACATCGGAAGATGTTTACGTTTCTGGCAGTGAACTGGCGCAGGCTGCACAGATCCTTGTTTCATGGGGAGATCGCCCACATGCGCGAGACTTCATGAACATGCTTGAACAACAGGTTACAAGCACGCCGCAGCGTCTGGCGCTTTCCTCTTTATCTGCTCAGTTGGGATTGCCGGATATCGCTGTAACAGTCTCCCGCCATGCGGGGCGCGATGGTGTCTTTCTGCTGCGCTCTGGTTGGCCACTTCCTTATACGCCGCCATCCAGCACTTTGCCCGCCGGTGTGGCGCTCGGCCTGATGCGGCAGGAAAGTAACTTTAATCCCGATGCCATTAGCCCTTCCAATGCTATTGGGCTTATGCAGCTTAAACCGTCCACTGCGGGAGATATGCTGCGCGTAACGGGCCTACCTGCCTCTGCGGCAACGGCTGCCGGGCTGCATGACCCAGAAAACAACATGAAGTTGGGCACAGCTTATCTGGAGCACATTCAGTCTCGTTTTGGGGCGGTGGTGCCGTATATGGCCGCAGCCTATAATGGTGGGCCTACCCGTTTGGCGCGTTGGTTAAACACAGCCGGTAACCCAGCCCAGAACGGCGCTTCTGCCGAAGAGATGATCGATTGGATTGAGAGCATTCCCTATTCCGAAACACGGAATTACGTGCAGCGTGTGTGGGAAAACATGACCATCTATGTGGCATTGGGGAACAAGTAA
- a CDS encoding phosphatidylglycerophosphatase A family protein, protein MDIARLIATFGGCGLSPRAPGTVGSLVALVVGLPLLKRPRLLVAGIVAVTVVGWWATKRSGKGEDHSWIVIDEVAGMWIALLACLPKTEEQAREKWFWMYPLLAFAFFRLFDITKPGPVGVLDRRHDAIGVMGDDVIAGAMAALCVRGVRAVVGRASH, encoded by the coding sequence ATGGACATCGCACGGCTGATTGCAACATTTGGTGGTTGCGGGCTTTCACCCCGCGCGCCGGGTACGGTTGGTTCCTTGGTGGCATTAGTGGTGGGGTTGCCTTTGCTAAAGCGCCCTCGCCTTTTGGTGGCAGGTATTGTTGCGGTAACTGTGGTGGGCTGGTGGGCCACAAAACGCAGCGGCAAAGGCGAAGATCACAGTTGGATTGTAATTGATGAAGTGGCCGGAATGTGGATAGCCTTGCTAGCCTGCCTGCCAAAAACAGAGGAACAGGCCCGTGAAAAATGGTTCTGGATGTACCCTTTGCTGGCGTTTGCCTTTTTCCGCTTGTTTGACATTACAAAGCCCGGTCCGGTTGGCGTGCTGGATAGACGGCACGATGCCATAGGTGTGATGGGGGATGACGTGATTGCAGGCGCCATGGCCGCGTTATGTGTAAGAGGCGTGCGTGCAGTTGTGGGGCGCGCATCACACTAA
- a CDS encoding CinA family protein gives MSATNASFSEFSVLAAAERTLFRLRQVDGHMVTAESCTGGLVAAMLTHFPGSSDVTEGGFVTYSNAMKQKVLGVPAKILEKHGAVSAQTVEKMAEGALKASPIASISVAISGIAGPDGGSAEKPVGLVWFATAMKNGAVISDKQVFSGSREDVRAQAAQHAFELILQRLS, from the coding sequence ATGTCTGCGACTAATGCTTCTTTTTCAGAGTTTTCTGTACTGGCGGCTGCTGAGCGCACCCTCTTTCGCTTGCGGCAGGTAGATGGGCATATGGTTACAGCGGAAAGCTGCACTGGCGGTTTGGTTGCAGCAATGTTGACGCATTTTCCCGGTTCTTCCGATGTAACGGAAGGCGGGTTTGTAACGTATTCCAATGCCATGAAGCAAAAGGTGCTGGGGGTTCCGGCCAAAATATTGGAAAAGCACGGAGCCGTAAGCGCGCAAACTGTGGAAAAAATGGCCGAAGGTGCCTTAAAGGCTTCACCCATTGCTTCTATCTCGGTGGCTATTTCCGGTATAGCTGGGCCAGATGGGGGATCAGCAGAAAAACCCGTAGGGCTTGTATGGTTTGCAACGGCTATGAAAAATGGCGCTGTTATCTCGGATAAGCAGGTTTTTTCTGGCAGCCGGGAAGATGTCAGAGCGCAAGCGGCACAGCATGCGTTTGAGTTGATTTTGCAGCGTTTGAGCTGA